A genomic window from Cytophagia bacterium CHB2 includes:
- a CDS encoding TonB-dependent receptor, with amino-acid sequence MLNTRLWCCVADHGSPPPNRRSRLPLFLKLSVLATFLWLNAAVAQNVGKIAGTITEAASGNPLPGANVLITGTRMGAAADANGEYFILNVPPGKYELRANMIGYEATVFVQVIVNAGRTTTIDFKLSEEVLEGEEVIVQAIRPDVELDKTATSAIVRFDDVQTLPGIRDISDVISLAADVSDGHFRGGRVGEEYYLLQGMGIVNPLDRSSAFLPIMSGVEEVEVITSGFGAQYGNAQSGVVNISMKEGDAQVWRSRFETRLRAPGRKHFGPSVFDPNANDYMRLLRDRQVWLTGDPSADQVQPYYGSMASGLTSSFAGDTLVQVAVAQALWEQTRRDLGRTYGNDLDYSLEMATGGPINNRMRMFLALRSNRQMPVFPTEQPDAEYQAMGNVVADLGAATTLRLSGGFTQLNDNVFPGANSVSGYQRWLWDRITGVRNRKRINTQLGARFTHALSPSTFYELKLNSLFTNNRVGATPVPDVLPPSVDFNWVVGTISYPNNNSPDRLNYQAGYDTFTKEKTRTISFDGALTSQLTHAHLFNAGAQINSYLIDVSNFLSVRSSRQLERYTAHPFEAAAYVQDKMEFEGLIANVGLRLDMWYSGVDYYPDIYTPFGDPDSLGRYNPKNAQRKSPPVYGRLQPRLGFSFPISTNTVFHLNYGSFMQRPSFQYIVSQRLGQRLNDPIILGNSKLEPETTNSYDIGVVQGLGEGFTLDLSGYYKDVKNLIQQSNFIDDRAGYQVSSYFNLDYADIRGFRIALSKRRGALTGSINYQYGYATGKSATATAATPIFNRDTLGVVTTDLTNVPTRDILLDFDRTHNVVITAGYVTRNDWGPSVSGFHPLADMNFSVYSLIRSGRPYTSPSDIRLINVKRAPMEYNTDLRITKSIRNFFGIPANLYAEVFNLFNNKILNYDYLFERPTATNPNLPLQYYEEWGIDNKENGIRYWWDKGRQGPFSVDQSFLIYSNEPRSFSFGIVFEF; translated from the coding sequence ATGTTAAACACAAGGTTATGGTGTTGTGTCGCAGATCATGGGAGTCCACCTCCAAATAGGCGCTCTCGCCTGCCGCTATTTCTTAAGCTTTCCGTGCTGGCTACATTTCTGTGGCTGAATGCGGCCGTTGCGCAAAATGTCGGTAAAATAGCCGGCACGATTACAGAAGCGGCAAGTGGAAATCCCCTGCCCGGCGCAAATGTTCTCATCACCGGCACGCGCATGGGAGCGGCGGCAGATGCCAACGGCGAATACTTTATTCTCAATGTTCCGCCCGGCAAATACGAGCTGCGCGCCAACATGATTGGCTATGAGGCGACCGTGTTCGTGCAAGTGATCGTGAATGCCGGCCGCACCACCACCATCGATTTCAAACTCAGCGAAGAAGTGCTGGAAGGCGAAGAAGTGATCGTGCAGGCCATCCGGCCCGATGTTGAGCTGGACAAAACTGCCACCAGCGCCATCGTGCGCTTCGACGACGTGCAAACGCTGCCGGGCATCCGCGACATCAGCGACGTCATCAGTCTGGCCGCGGATGTGAGTGACGGCCACTTTCGCGGCGGGCGTGTGGGCGAGGAGTACTATCTGCTGCAAGGCATGGGCATCGTCAATCCGCTCGATCGTTCGTCGGCGTTCTTGCCGATCATGAGCGGCGTCGAGGAGGTGGAAGTGATCACCAGCGGCTTCGGCGCGCAATATGGCAATGCGCAATCCGGCGTGGTGAATATCTCAATGAAAGAGGGCGATGCACAAGTCTGGCGTTCGCGGTTTGAAACACGGCTGCGCGCGCCGGGGAGGAAACATTTCGGTCCGAGTGTATTCGATCCGAATGCCAACGATTACATGCGGCTGCTGCGTGATCGCCAGGTGTGGCTGACCGGAGACCCCAGCGCCGATCAAGTGCAGCCCTACTACGGTTCGATGGCCTCGGGGCTTACCAGTAGTTTTGCGGGAGATACGCTGGTGCAAGTGGCCGTGGCTCAGGCGCTTTGGGAGCAAACGCGCAGAGACCTCGGGCGAACCTATGGCAATGATCTCGATTACTCTCTCGAAATGGCGACCGGCGGGCCGATCAATAATCGCATGCGCATGTTTCTGGCGTTGCGTTCCAACCGGCAAATGCCGGTTTTCCCCACCGAACAGCCCGATGCCGAGTATCAGGCGATGGGCAATGTGGTTGCCGACCTTGGCGCGGCGACCACGCTGCGTTTGAGCGGCGGCTTCACCCAATTGAATGATAATGTTTTTCCCGGCGCCAACAGTGTCAGCGGCTATCAACGCTGGCTGTGGGATCGCATCACCGGTGTGCGCAACCGGAAACGAATCAACACCCAGCTTGGCGCGCGTTTCACCCACGCCCTCAGCCCGAGCACGTTTTATGAATTGAAGCTCAACTCTCTCTTCACCAACAATCGGGTGGGCGCCACTCCCGTTCCCGACGTGCTTCCCCCCTCGGTGGATTTCAATTGGGTGGTCGGCACGATTTCCTACCCGAACAACAATTCGCCGGACCGTCTCAACTATCAAGCGGGATACGACACTTTCACGAAAGAGAAGACGCGCACCATCTCATTTGACGGCGCCTTAACCAGCCAATTGACGCACGCGCACTTGTTCAATGCCGGCGCCCAAATCAACTCCTATCTCATTGACGTGTCGAATTTTCTGAGTGTGCGGTCGAGCCGGCAACTCGAGCGCTACACCGCGCATCCTTTCGAAGCGGCGGCCTATGTGCAGGACAAGATGGAATTCGAGGGGTTGATTGCAAACGTGGGATTGCGCCTCGATATGTGGTATTCCGGCGTGGATTACTATCCCGACATCTACACGCCGTTTGGCGATCCTGATTCGCTGGGAAGATACAATCCCAAAAACGCGCAGCGGAAAAGCCCGCCGGTTTACGGCCGCTTGCAGCCGCGATTGGGATTTTCCTTTCCGATTTCGACCAATACCGTGTTTCATCTCAACTACGGCTCTTTCATGCAACGGCCGTCGTTCCAGTACATCGTTTCGCAGCGCCTCGGCCAGCGTTTGAACGATCCCATCATTTTGGGCAATTCCAAACTCGAGCCCGAAACCACGAACAGCTACGATATCGGCGTGGTGCAGGGTCTGGGCGAAGGATTCACGCTGGACCTCAGCGGCTACTACAAAGATGTCAAGAATCTCATTCAGCAATCGAATTTCATCGACGACCGGGCGGGTTATCAAGTCAGCTCCTACTTCAATTTAGATTACGCCGACATCCGCGGCTTTCGCATCGCATTGAGCAAGCGGCGCGGCGCGCTCACCGGTTCGATCAACTATCAATACGGCTATGCCACCGGCAAAAGCGCAACCGCCACGGCTGCCACGCCCATTTTCAATCGTGATACGCTGGGGGTCGTGACGACTGACCTGACCAACGTGCCCACCCGCGATATTCTTTTGGACTTCGACCGCACTCACAATGTCGTGATCACTGCCGGTTACGTGACGCGAAATGACTGGGGCCCGTCAGTCTCCGGTTTTCACCCGCTGGCAGATATGAACTTCTCGGTGTACTCTTTGATTCGTAGCGGCAGGCCCTATACCTCGCCCTCCGACATCCGGTTGATCAACGTGAAACGCGCGCCGATGGAGTACAACACGGATCTACGGATAACAAAGTCAATCCGCAATTTCTTCGGTATACCGGCGAATTTGTACGCGGAAGTATTCAATCTCTTTAACAACAAAATCCTCAATTACGATTATTTGTTCGAGCGGCCCACGGCCACCAACCCCAATCTTCCGCTACAATACTATGAAGAATGGGGCATCGATAATAAAGAGAACGGCATTCGCTATTGGTGGGACAAAGGCAGGCAGGGGCCGTTCAGCGTCGATCAATCGTTTTTGATTTACAGCAATGAGCCGCGATCGTTCAGTTTTGGAATTGTATTCGAATTCTAA